The DNA segment ACTGAAGCATCCGCGAAGCGCAGCTCTTTCCGGTGTCCTTTTACCTCTCCTCTCCGAGGTAAATGTTAGAGCGGTGTACTACTACAGAAAGAGAAAAAAGCACGCCGGTCTCGTGTCGTTTTCGTTCGCGAAACGTTATCGACACCTGGCGGTATCGAAATTTATTCTTCACCGTGGCCCTATTATGCATGCAGCTTCAACGGAAGCATCAATATTCGGCAAGAGACAATAACGGCGAAGGCGGAAGCGGCATCGGCAAAAATGGTGGCGCGATAGAGGAGCTACGCAACGCGTTCGAGACAGCGGAACGCACTTCGCCAGGAATGACCGAGGCCCTTATCAGGGAGCTACTCAAGTCCTTACTTCCTGCCAATCACTCGGAGGGTCGTTTGTCTATGCTGTTGGAAAAGGTGATCCTAAGGTAACCGTTGTGCTTCCACGATTCCACCTCTCTCGTTACAACTACCCAAGGTAAATGGCACCGTTCAATCTCATCGATCACCACTTCTACCCGCACGAGAGACATTTCATTTCCAGTATCTTATCCAACACGCCACCACGTTCCAATCAGCCTCTCTCACTTCTTTCATCGCACCACCCATTCATCGGAGTATGTAGTTGAATTTTTTTCCAGGGATACGTAGGGACGCGAGAGGGCGAGGGTTCGCAAGAGATTGTGGTCCGAAAACATCCTGACGTTGTAACGATTCGTTATTTCTCGTTTATCAGAGTCATTATTCCGTACGAAGCCGTACCGATCGTTGACGACGATCGCCGGATACGAATGTCAGAGGAGAGTAGGAGAAGAAACGTCGCTGCAACGGCCCGGACATTTTCTTTCCCTTCCGTCTGCAGAGTCTAGACTCGTCAACAAAGCTCGTCAAACTGTAACTTTTATCCAATTATCCCGTATCTATGTCCGTTTCGACGCGAAGTGCTCgttagatagagagagaaagagagagagggagagagagagagagagagagagagagagagagagagagagacatttCGCCGTGCGAAATTGATTCACTTTGAATGCGGTAATATCGATTTTTCGTTCGAAACAGAACAGAACTTAGAGATTTATCTAATAcagtaaagagagagagaaagagaaaaagaaagagaagaaaattaTACCATCCAATAGTCCTCGCGCGAGGACGACAGTTATATCGTTATCTCTTAAAAAGATATTAGTCCTCCCATCGTTAAAAAAAGTTAGTATttggaaaaaatgaagtatagaagaaaaaaaaattaaaaagaatAAGAGAGCAAAAAAAAAGTGTAGGAAATAGTTGAGAGATATTTTTGCAAATCGTGCAACCACCCGTGCAGGATGCTTTGTACGTTCTTCGTGTTCGGTATGGACGTAACCTGAGAGAGGGCGAGGATGGATATAGCGTTAGGTACAGTCGTGGTCCGATGGATGGCGAATGGGTATTCGTTGAAGGGATCTTGCCTCATTGTAGATACGTCCGGAACATGCACTATCATCACGATTTTACTAGGAAACATCGTAGCCGTTCCGAGTCGCGAGTTCGTTTCGAGCGATGCCGACGCGATTATTGGATGAATCGCGATTTTAGCGATTTTAGTGACGGTAGTTCGAAGATATTTATTTTAACCGGGTAATTCAGTCCAGAGATAGGGGGTGTGATTAGAGTCCACGGTAAGCAGGAGGAGATAGCCGCCCTTTAAGCGAATGCCTTCCCGTTGCTTCCTGCGTTAGTGCACGTTTCGGATTCAGGGAATAAAATCGAAGGAAGGGAGAGAGTGCCTCCGTGTCGGAGACtttgtacatatgtatgtagcACGATAAGATAGTTTTATTGTTCTAATGATCGACGTCTCTGCCAGTCGGTTGCGCAGCTCCGTAACGCGATCCCGTTTTATCCCGCTACTTCTACTATTTTCTATGATTAAAGAAGTAGAGCGAAGAGAAAGACGAAAGAGGGGGGGTGGAAAGCGAGGGTGAAAAAATGATGCGTTCACTTGTCTTTTCGAAACGCACCCGGTTCAAGGAGGAATAATAGCTTAAGCGATATTTATCGAGTAGTTCATGCGAGTGGTAACCGCGCGAATCACACGGAATTATGCTTTTCGTTTCTCGAGCTGGAGTTCTTCCACTAGTTTCGCCCGGATTTCTCAGTCGAGCTGTTCCAACGATCGAGCCTGAGCTGTGATAACTTCCGCGGGACGTCGGCACTTAATCCACGTTGTTTGTAAACTAATGTATTTTATAAAGTATATTATATAGAGAAGGAACGAAGGGAGACGGAGACACGAAGTAATTCCTCGTGACGATCGGTTGAACAGAGAAATTTAATAAACGAGGCAGTCGCCGTGTAACGCGGAATGGTTACGCGAACGAGACGAGCAACGATTGCGACCACGATCGTTCCTCGCGAATGTTCGCGTGCCATTCTGCACACCGTGGAAGATCGAGACGGAAGAAAAACGCGAGAAACGCTGGAGAGGGTGTTAGAgtgcgagagagggagagagtgagagaggcgcgcgcgtgtgtgtgaaaGGAAGCGAGTAAAAGAATAAAGATGGTTCAaacgagaagaagaaaagaagaaatagaCGAAAAAATGTTTAACGTTGCGCGAGGAGTGGAGCTAGCGTAATGTAACGAGAACATAGTATTAATTGCCAGGAAGTCGTGCAGAAAAAAGAGAGGcgacagagagggagagagagagagagaaagagagagagagagagagagagagagagagacctaACTATCGTAAGTCCACAATACAATATTATGTAGTTGCGTTTTATCCCAGTCAGCGAGGCGGTCGATAGGAGAGAGCCGTGAACTcctacaattattattattatcataatATTGTCAACGACGACGAACGAGTTAATTGTTAGAACGTGAACACCACTGATCTCCGCTCTACCACGCTCCTTTTGTTCTCTCTTTTCCGACTCGTTCTCCTGCCGCCTGTAATATTTCCTATCCTGTTTCTTCTTTCATTTCCGTTCTATTTTCTGGACCTAGAATGCGAAAGAGGAGGAGACGACACACAGAAATACGTAGGAGGATCTTACTATTCTTTAGTTGAATTACATTAGTTGATATCAATACACTCTACTGTTAATATTATGGATTTATTCGTCTTATCGTTATTCTCACACCGTTGGGTTAGGTTTTCTTTTTCGATGACTTTTACGACGGTCGCTACCCCAGTCATCCTCATAAAGCTGCCATAAACGCTTACCGGCTACGCTCTAATAAAGAACTCAGAAAACTCGAAAGGTTTCAACGAATTATCTTCCCGTATCTCTTCTTCCGATCCTTATTGCAACGAACGAACCCCGATCCTATGGAAAATAAAACACCAGTCGATCGCAGATCGTGTAGCTCGCCAAGCGTTTCACCCTATACGATTCACCGAGTGCTGTTCCTCGAGATACTCTTTATTCCCTCTGGGACACGTTTGAAGGTTTTCAGTCGCGTATCGAACGTACGGTCGTGCGAGCAACGCGTTTCAATTCGTCGAGGATCCGAAGCGAGGATGTCGTTCGCGTTGTTATCGTTCGACAGCTTTCGGTTTCCTTGGAATTCGGCAGCAATAAATTATATAGCGCGTTCTAATTGTACCGACACACCGTTCCTAACAAAACGAGCGAGTTCATCAGAGACGCGAGAAGTTAACAGAGAGGCGTGAAAAAACGATTAACGTTGTCGAGAGTCTCCCTAGAATCGTGCATGTTCGTACTTCCGCCGAAGCGGAGAGATATCAAGCAGATTTTTGCGCGGAACATCAAGACCAATCATGTTCGTCTTCGACGTGCGTATTATTCATATTTTTCACATAGCCATGCGTAACGTTTAATGAAGTTTTTAAGTTTTTTGAGGTTCTTTCTTCTCGTTACTTGTCAAATATTTTCGATAGTGTTTAAAATTTTCTTTTGCTCATAAATTTTGCGCTGGATCATCGTGTGAGAGCTATGATTTAATTTTCGGATTTTATTTCTGAAGACCTTTACGCATGTTGTATTCGGTTATACATGGTGATATAGAGCGAGGATCCGAGACGCAAGGATCGCGATCATTTCTTTTAGCGATCCCTCGAGGAGACGCTGAAAAATATTCGTAAACCGCACCACGTTCAATCCGAATTACGTGTCCTACTGTATAACCAGCACTCTTCTTTGTATTATATTCTTAGCTATTACCCATAATATATTCAGCGTTATAACATCGTGGTAACAATAATATTAACTATCGACGTAGAATAtaaacatataaatatatatatatatattttttgtattttactTCTACCTTGGCTGCATTGGACTTGTATTATATTGATTGTATGTGGCATGCTGAGGGCGTGTACAAATACGAAATAAAGATCAAATAAATCACGAACGTTTCTCTGTACGTTTCTCCGATAGAATGGCGAGTGAATGGAATACGTAAACGTTCGAGATGTACCCTTGAAAATCAGAGAATTAAAACGTTATTTTCGTCGCTGATTCAGACGAGCAACCAAGGGCTCGTGCAACTGAATTATGCATTTTCGGAGCGAGCCCGCAACAACACGCCTCGTTTTCTCCTACGAAGACTGTCCTCGCCAGAAGCGACGCTCTTCTACAACCGGGACCGATTGAATCGTTGCGAAACAATGCTACACGTGAGAGCCCACGTGCAACCGGAGGACAGAGCACACCTTCGCTACGATCGACAAAATCTTGCGTCAGCCTCGACGACGATTCTTCATCCCATCGCAGCTTCGTCCTACCATCGACCATCTCTGACTGTTAATCGGAATGCGCGTCTCTTGGATTGTTCAATTTTCGAAACGAGAAGCTTTCAAGAGGAATACACCGAGCACCCAACATTTGATCGCTTCGAGATTCAACGTAGAAAGCTGCGAAGGGAAGCGTGATTGGAAAATCTGAAAATTCTGCAGAAATTAAGAATCGCGACGAGGAAGGAGACAAGGAATTCAAGGCCAAAAAGGAATTAACGTAAAAGTATCTTTTATTTGAACGACAATGTATCATACGACGATATTCGAGAGTTGATATTATAAATAAACGCAGTCCTCCTTTAATTAGACACGAATAGGGGAGAAGAAAAATTACCGCGGTGAATAAAGTCGCTGTGAAGTTTGTTCGATTGAAACGTAGGTTGTTACGAACCTTCTTTATCACGCACCCGGTCGATAAAACTCAGCCCGCAGAAGTGTCTAGCCGTGATTGCCAAAACGCGAGAGTGCAGTCGCGGAGGGCGCAGGTCCGATGGTTCGCGGGCAAGGTGAGAGAGGACAAGGGAGGGACGAGAGAGCACTGGGGTTCCCTCGACGCATCCCGATGCAGTAGTCGACAGCATCCCGCGGATGGTCGCGATCGAACGGTCAGGGACGGGAGAGCTAGCGAGCGGAGTGTTCATCGTGAACCTCTAtcgcttcctctctctctctctctctctctctctcactctctctccctctctctctctctttttccctaCTTTGACTCCGTCCTCGACGAATTagataaaaagaaaaggaaaacagTAGCAGGTGTTTCTACGAGAGAGAGAAGCCCGCGTTCGACACGCGATCGCGACCAGACTGTTGTGCCCATTCGTACTTGAGCGATCAATTATCACGGTGGATTTCTTCGCGTAGTAAACACGAGGGCAGCGACGACGCCCATTCGGCGGTAACCGTGATAGGAACGAACCCGACGAAGAGCCCGGTCGAACCGCTCGAGTCCTCGAGAACAGGGGATCCTGGCACGCCTCCAACCTCTCCTCGTCGACGCAACGCCAACCTGGCGACGTTCGATGTCAGCGGAGCAGACCGCGAAGTGTGTCGTAGCTATTTTCAAGTAGTACGTATCTCACGCACAGCCGAGCTTCGTAGGGGCTTGCAAGCTTAACACGGCTGGCTCCTAGTCCATATAGCGATAGAGCTGGTTATCAAACCCCTCGTTTTTGCTCGGCAGCACGTCCTCGAGCAGTGTTTCGGGCACGCGGCATTTCTTAAGCCACGGCTAGCCGATTGATTAACTTTTCACGAGGCGACCGCGCGCCTCTACGCTTCCGGCGCGCACGTGCCCGCGTGGACGGACGACGATGGGAGTTCCCGGCGTGCAAACACACCGGTTTATGGGACTGTGGGAGGCCGTTGGGTTTCAATTAAGCCTTGATTAAATTCGATGGGCGTGGGTGGATAACGAGTAACGTCGCTTTATTATCCGTCGATGATAAAGTATCGCATTGGAGCCCACGAGCGGTTGGTAATACCGTTTTAGTTAGAAAAAGAATAACCAGCCGTTTCGTCGACGCGAAACGGTTAGCAGACGTATCGTTTCACGGTGTAATCCATTTACGCTACGCTGAACCCTTAAGTCCAGACGATCCCTCGCTACTTACCCCAACGGCCGAACGTGCGAGAGCTTTGCCGCCCTCTTTTAAAATCGTAGCACCAAACGACGAATGTTACTCACTGATCGCGTTTCTCGTTCACCTTTTTAGTAGCCCAGCATGCCCCCAATTACCGAGCCTGTAATAAACGCACGATTTATTTGAAAGCGTGATAAACACGGGGGAGGGAGCGGAGAGAACTCGATGCGGCGTGGAAATTCACGATCGAAGAATGTTTGAGCCGGTCCGTCGAGCAACGATCGGTAAACCGTGACGGCGCACAAGTCGCGTATAGCCATCCGCGCTTTAATTTGCTTATTTATTTCTCGCCGCTCCAAAAAGCCACCGATGTGTAATACGGTCCTTTGTGTGCCGCGGGGCTTCTGTGTGCGCGCGTTAAGCGCAACGATCGTACGTCAAAGCCGGCAGTGAATCTCCGCGGGCCGCGGAGCGCGGATGTTCGAACGCGACGAAGCCGCGCGAATACGGTCAAACGGTGCGGAGAGAACGGCTCTCCGACCTGACTCCTTTCTCGTCTTTATGTCTCggttgtttcatttttttttttccccacgTCTGCCTCGCGCTTTCAATCGTACGACTATCGATTCGTCACCACGTCGAGACACGGAACACTCGTCGTCGGTATCGCTGTTTCGCGCGACGCTGGTTGCACTAGCCGTGCCGATCCGTCTACTCCGTTCGAAGTTCTATCCAGTGAACTGTCCAACTAAATCATACGTGGTTTCGTTCGGTTGTCGAGTTGAAGTGTTTTGGTGCGACCATCGCGTACACGGTACGTCGTTTTATTTTTACCGAGATCGATAGAAAATTCCTTTCGAAGGCTGCGACGAGCGCCCAGTCGAGCGAGTATTTTAATCGATCGTTCTTGAATGAAAATGTTCGCGGAGCTAGTTTTCGTTCGCCCCTGCCGTTTCATCGATGCGCGACGCCTATCCTCCGACAGGTTCACGAAAGTTTGTTAAACCGAGGATCTGTTAGTTTCCGAGCGGTCTAGGAGTCCAGGCATCGAATTATTCTGcactttcttttttaattagaAGTTGCTCCTCGGAACACGAACGGTGTTCCGTGCAATTATGGAGATCCGTATACCGCTTCGACGTAAGCTCCCGTATTCGTTGCTATTAATTAGCGACTTAATTGCCGAGCGAATTCCGCGTTTCGTTCGAACTGGACGAAAGCTTGTCGAGCGCGTCCGATGGAAACGCGGATAGAGAGCTTCCCCCCGTGACAATTCGGACGGGATCACGCGAATCGATTCCGTTTTCTTCCTTCCCGTAGAAACGCGGTACCCGCGCGATTCACTCGAACCGTATCGTCTCTCGAATGGAACAGACGAACTCGTTTCTTTACGCTCTTCCACCCGCGAAATACGATTCCAGACGCGTACAAAAGACTCGAAAACGGTATATAGTTGGTACGCCGCGTAAAACGTAAAGTAATCCCGTTCAAAAGGAAATCTCGAGCAAATTCTCTAGCGACGTTCCGGTTAGTCTTCTTTCGAGCTCCCAACGAACGAGCGAACGCTATCGTTCAATGTAAGTCAAGTTGTGCATTGTCCTCCTTCTAATCATAATTGACGATTGCACAATCACCGCTTGAAAATAGGCGAGCGACGAAGCAGCGCGGTGCGATAGAGAAAAATCATCGTTAATGCTCGGCTCTTTATTTAGGAAATTGAGGCCGGCTGTTCGCTGTTTGACACGATTCAGGCCGGCGATACGCCGCGAGTGAAACCAGCGGACGGACTGTAGAAACTACGCGCGTCGGAAAAGGGAACGGAAAGCTCGATAGACGCTGGGGAGGATCGGGAACAGGTCCCGTTCGAATTATGCAAAGTGCGAGTGCCGCGCGGACGGACCAACTTTTTCCGTGACACGCTCTCACGTGAAATCTTTTTATATCAGAATCCCATCTATATTTGTACACCCTTTTACACGATACATTTATTCTGCGACTACGTTTCATTAAACGAAGCGTCGAGGCGAACCGAGCCAACGCGGCTTCGTAGATACTCGCGCGTTAATCTAACCAACGTTAGAGGTGATCGTGCGAAGAGATAAGCAAGGATTCTAATGGAGTGAAGGAACGTGACCCCGTCGAGCTATTGCACGGAAGAAGCGGGACAGAGGTTCCGTGTAATCGCACGTGCTTGGTGAATCGACGAAGATCTACCGAGAGCCGAAATGGTTGCGCGTGCCAAACGCTTTGAGGAATCAACCGTTACGATGTGGCATAACTGCGAGAGGACTTTCGATAGAAGTAGCTCGCAAGGTTTCCGCGACTATTTTAAGAACCTCGACGACCATAGTTTCTGAGAGGAAACTGGAAACACAGACGTCGCGAAGTGTACAACCGGTACATCTTCCAATCATAGCCGGCTTTCAATTTTTTACCAATTTTTATCGCCGTATCGAGTGGCGAACCAGCGATACATCGGATGAGTCGCGTAGAGAAGAAGAAAACCATGGAGGCGAGACCGAAAATCGAAATCCTCCGCGTGCCTTCGAACGAGCGCGGTAACTTCCGGTCCGTGGACGGTGTCCGTAGCGGTTACAGCCACATTCGCGTGGGCACGTATTGTCCGGAACCGGAAGTCAAAGTGGTAGTTTGCGACAGTAAACCGCCTATCGAGCAGACACGGAAATTCAAAAAGTACGTATTCTGTTCCATACCCCTCCGTTCATCCGTTCACCCGATTATTTTTACTCGGCTCTGACGTTTCGATCGGATTTCAGGAACCTGGGACCAGTGTCGAAGCTGCTCAGACGTCGACACCACGCGACGTATCTCGCAACGAAATCCTGTGATAACATTTATAGCGTGAATAGAAGTAGCGGCTCCTTGGACTGGAGGATCAGCCAGTCGACGAACGACCAAGGTGAGCTGAATTGTTTGCTCGGAATGATCGCTATATTGTACCGTTATCGTACTAACTAGGTGTTCGGGCTACACGAGCGGCATTCTAAATTGCTTTTCAGCCTTTCAATCTCGTCAAAGCACCAGCCTCGATTGGCGAGTAGGAAGATCCATCAACAAACTGCACTGGAGGGACACCACCCGTAGCGCGGAGCACCTCTCGAGGAGCGGAGCGATCAGTTCCGATCATCTGCAGACACCCAGCACAAAGTAGCCGACGTTCGATCGCTGCGTACTCGATCTCTAAACGATAGCTAACAGGGAAACGCGATTCTTGCAGGTCGAAGCTCATCTCGTTGCTACGACGACTCTCCCCTCGACTTTCACGGCCGGGTAGCAAAAATTCCTTGCAAGCCTCGCCGACGATTTGCCCCTGGGTACAGGTAGAGTACTCCTCGGAATCGATTAACGATGGAGTACGCGGTGATTCGCAGGAGAGCGACGTCAGCTTCCAGAGGGAATTGCAGCTGAACGAGCTGCGAAAACGAATGGCTGGAATCCCCGCCACTTCTCAGGTAATTTTCATGCTAAGCGCCAAGGATTTGGTAGTGTCTTTATTTTTGTTCCAATACGACGAGATGGTTACGCGATAGTCGCGCATTGTATTTCGCGCGATTAGAACCGATCGATTGTTGGTTTAAGTCGTGTGGAACGAAAATAAATCGAAGGCGTGCCCATTAATGGTTTCCGCTTCGAATGGCTTGAAAAGAAGACAATCGAAGAAGATAGTCCGAGTTCGTCGGTGTCATTTTTACCGAGAGATTTTACGTCCTAGGTCACCGCGAAAGTCATTAAGGAAAGTAAGGAAGAGCAAAATTCTTCGCAGCACAGGATCCAAGTGCAGAAATCGGAGAACGAGTGTAGTAACGCCTCAGAATCGTAAGCtttatttttcatttcattttctttcccttttcttaATACTTAGTACAACAATTTTTACCGCTTTTGCATTCAACGAACAACTACGAACTGCTCCCGAATCCCATCCCCCACCCCCTCAGTATCCCTTGCATCATAAAAATCGAATACTTTAAAAACCCTGCATGTAGCCTAACTGCACCTAACGTTAGTTCCATAAGTGAACAGAAACGATAGATGTATCACACCCAATAAATAACTGAGAATGTTTTCTGCACTGTGGTCTTAATCTCCACCTTAGTTTCCGTAAAACGCACGAACATTCTGATTACAAGTAAACTCCATCGAGCATCTAATACGTAGTTCGTAAGGGTAGAAATAAACAAGAGAGATAGAGTTGCTCGACGATAAATACTGACAATTTTATTAATACGAATACTATGATACATGCTGCAAACGGACGCTTCTTGTCCGCGGTACATTATACGGTTGTCAACTTGTCCAAGGAGCATACGAGACAACTCGAATGGTATGCGTAATTACTATTCATAATATGTACAAATCAGATTGTAGAAGTAATCTGTACAATAATGATTCACGTACTTGTGGACGCGGCAAGTGCCTAACGCCTTGTATACGAGGCAAAGGTGGTTGTCTTTCGCCGGCACGTGAATCAATGCACCCTCTTGCTCTTTGGGATCAACGTAATCTATGGTGTCGTCCTCGGACACGTGACTTGTATTAAATTGAATTATTACATCGAGAGCTCCAGATTCGGAAGTGTTCGCATCGTCCATCTCTTCTTCCTGATCGGAACATTCCAGTGAACAGTCCAAGGGATCGGATAAATAGTCTCCGATATCGGATACATCGGAATCGTCGGTATCGAGAATCCTTGCTGATTTCTGTGGCGAGAGACTGTCCAGTTTCGACGAGGTGGATTGTTGTAAAAAGTTTTTCTTTTTCGACCGCGGTGATTTCGCCTTAAGTATCTTCCTCAATATCTCGTCTTCGTCAATGTCCTCATCGCCTTTAGTGCTCATCGGAGTATTGCAACCTGACTCCATAATCTTATGCTCACTCCTCGGCGTCGACTTCTCTTGATCCTCTTTGCTAGTTTTGCTCAATGTTTCCGATCCATCTTCTTGCATTTCATCGCTCTGACTCATACATCCGTTACTATTCGATTTTTGATCGCTCGCGAGGAGAACGGAATCGTTTCCCGATTTGTCACACATCAGAGTGTAACAACCACTGGACCACCTCTGAAGCTCCAAAACCATCTTGGGTTTCATCGTCTCTTTCTCTGGCACCAAATCTAGTTCCGTGTAATCCTTTAATAGTTGGAACATCGTCATGGACTTGAACATGTCGCAGAAGTTCTTTACTAACTCTGGCAAGCCTTCTTCCTCGGCCACTTCGTAGTTACGACTATCAGCTGGTCCAACCTTCTTCCAAACGATCGCATCTGAAGTCAAATCTGTGGCGAGTTTCTCGTAAATATCGTCTCGTAAGAAATCGGATAAAAATGCGAACGATTCTTCCTCCATATCTCGATGAATTTCTCTAACAATACCAGGAAATAAATAGCACTCTGTTACCCAGTCGTTCAAATCCACTCGTACATCCGATGGTTCTATGTAGTTGGGTTCAATTTCTGGTCTTGGAGGCCTGGAACTTTCCTTAAGTGGTCCATGAAACCAACCATTAATGGACCAACGTGATTTATCAGGTGATGTTACTTCAGCTACTTGATGATAAGAATTATCTACAACTTCGAAAAATACAAGGGAATTGTACTCTGGTATCAAAGATTTTACAACATTTCTAGGTAAGTTATGTTCATCCGTATCAAACAAATCCAGAGCTCCTCCATCTTTTTCGGTCCAATTTTTTGAGAGATACAGCACAAAAGCAATTCTGCGGTCACCCATATTGTCGTCATGACAGAGTAAATAATCTGTATCGTAATAGCAAGAACTTGACATGGATATTTTCTTGTTAAGCTGTATCTTCGTGTTTCTTTCCATCCATGTTGCAAAATCTGTTTGAAAGGTCTCGTATAGTAGCTTTAAATTTTCAGTGTCGACATTAGCAAGATCACTGGTTTGCTCAAATTGATAAAGATCTATGCTGTTTCTTCTACTCTTAATATCCAGTAATTCATTTTTTATCTCATCCATAAACTCTTCGCTGCGAagaaagtttgaaattctacATACTCTAAAAGGTTTCGATATAATTTCAAGGTTTTCTACCTTTACATCGGTACAATTGTGCCAGTTCTCAAAGAATTGCTGCTGA comes from the Xylocopa sonorina isolate GNS202 chromosome 1, iyXylSono1_principal, whole genome shotgun sequence genome and includes:
- the Sud1 gene encoding prolyl 3-hydroxylase sud1 isoform X1; translated protein: MAEEEPQVKKLKHSVISDFILSPDFQQQFFENWHNCTDVKVENLEIISKPFRVCRISNFLRSEEFMDEIKNELLDIKSRRNSIDLYQFEQTSDLANVDTENLKLLYETFQTDFATWMERNTKIQLNKKISMSSSCYYDTDYLLCHDDNMGDRRIAFVLYLSKNWTEKDGGALDLFDTDEHNLPRNVVKSLIPEYNSLVFFEVVDNSYHQVAEVTSPDKSRWSINGWFHGPLKESSRPPRPEIEPNYIEPSDVRVDLNDWVTECYLFPGIVREIHRDMEEESFAFLSDFLRDDIYEKLATDLTSDAIVWKKVGPADSRNYEVAEEEGLPELVKNFCDMFKSMTMFQLLKDYTELDLVPEKETMKPKMVLELQRWSSGCYTLMCDKSGNDSVLLASDQKSNSNGCMSQSDEMQEDGSETLSKTSKEDQEKSTPRSEHKIMESGCNTPMSTKGDEDIDEDEILRKILKAKSPRSKKKNFLQQSTSSKLDSLSPQKSARILDTDDSDVSDIGDYLSDPLDCSLECSDQEEEMDDANTSESGALDVIIQFNTSHVSEDDTIDYVDPKEQEGALIHVPAKDNHLCLVYKALGTCRVHKYVNHYCTDYFYNLICTYYE
- the Sud1 gene encoding prolyl 3-hydroxylase sud1 isoform X2, with the protein product MDEIKNELLDIKSRRNSIDLYQFEQTSDLANVDTENLKLLYETFQTDFATWMERNTKIQLNKKISMSSSCYYDTDYLLCHDDNMGDRRIAFVLYLSKNWTEKDGGALDLFDTDEHNLPRNVVKSLIPEYNSLVFFEVVDNSYHQVAEVTSPDKSRWSINGWFHGPLKESSRPPRPEIEPNYIEPSDVRVDLNDWVTECYLFPGIVREIHRDMEEESFAFLSDFLRDDIYEKLATDLTSDAIVWKKVGPADSRNYEVAEEEGLPELVKNFCDMFKSMTMFQLLKDYTELDLVPEKETMKPKMVLELQRWSSGCYTLMCDKSGNDSVLLASDQKSNSNGCMSQSDEMQEDGSETLSKTSKEDQEKSTPRSEHKIMESGCNTPMSTKGDEDIDEDEILRKILKAKSPRSKKKNFLQQSTSSKLDSLSPQKSARILDTDDSDVSDIGDYLSDPLDCSLECSDQEEEMDDANTSESGALDVIIQFNTSHVSEDDTIDYVDPKEQEGALIHVPAKDNHLCLVYKALGTCRVHKYVNHYCTDYFYNLICTYYE